In Mycobacterium stomatepiae, the following are encoded in one genomic region:
- a CDS encoding TIGR03085 family metal-binding protein has translation MSVAQRERAALVDTMRSVGPDAPTLCDGWTTRDLAAHLVIREYRPDASPEILIPFFAGHTAKVQNDVAERTDWDALLAKVASGPPVYSPLKLLDPVANIGEMFIHHEDVRRAQPGWTPRVLEPALAKSLRRTLPLMARMTLSKVPGRVALRLPEGKTVLIAGSGPAVTVTGAPEELLLFSVGRAARVEFDGDGAAVQAVRDAPKGL, from the coding sequence GGACGCGCCGACCTTGTGCGACGGCTGGACAACCCGAGATTTGGCCGCTCACCTTGTGATTCGCGAATATCGTCCCGACGCCTCGCCCGAAATCCTCATCCCGTTCTTCGCCGGCCACACTGCCAAGGTGCAAAACGACGTGGCGGAGCGGACCGATTGGGATGCGCTGCTGGCCAAGGTCGCGTCCGGGCCGCCGGTTTACTCGCCGCTGAAGCTGCTCGACCCGGTGGCCAATATCGGCGAGATGTTCATTCACCACGAGGACGTGCGTCGTGCGCAGCCGGGCTGGACGCCGCGCGTCCTGGAGCCGGCCCTGGCCAAGAGCCTGCGTCGCACGCTTCCGCTGATGGCCCGGATGACGCTATCGAAAGTTCCCGGCCGGGTCGCATTGCGTCTCCCGGAGGGCAAGACGGTGCTGATCGCGGGCAGCGGCCCGGCCGTCACCGTGACCGGTGCGCCCGAAGAGCTGCTGCTGTTCTCGGTCGGGCGAGCGGCCCGCGTCGAGTTCGACGGCGATGGGGCCGCGGTGCAGGCCGTCCGCGATGCGCCCAAGGGGCTGTAG
- a CDS encoding acyl-CoA thioesterase domain-containing protein has translation MRDESRYVPTAMARGGWGPSMSGHVVGGILAAALEGMVDDLEFQPARLTVDLPAPAALEPFDLHTKVHHERRRLRLVEAFLIQRGEPVARANALFLRRGSQPDGKVWSQPLQMPRLPTELDGGAPTLFLRTYGWGGELQNPDPEWDTTGPKYTWLHETRPLIDDEPLTPFTRVALCADVTAATANWGTKALEFINVDYTLTLSRLPEGPHIGLAALTHYSDDGVANGSAVLVDHLGPVGSAVSASIAHSGFLPPSDLPSAG, from the coding sequence ATGCGCGACGAAAGTCGCTACGTGCCAACGGCAATGGCACGCGGCGGGTGGGGCCCGTCCATGAGTGGGCACGTGGTCGGTGGCATCCTGGCCGCGGCTCTCGAGGGTATGGTCGACGACCTCGAGTTCCAACCCGCACGGCTAACGGTCGACCTGCCCGCACCGGCCGCACTCGAGCCGTTCGACCTGCACACCAAGGTGCACCACGAACGCAGACGATTGCGGCTGGTCGAGGCGTTTCTCATCCAGCGGGGCGAACCGGTCGCACGCGCCAACGCGCTGTTCTTGCGGCGCGGCTCGCAGCCGGACGGCAAAGTGTGGTCGCAACCTTTACAGATGCCGCGGTTGCCCACCGAACTCGACGGAGGCGCGCCGACGCTGTTCCTGCGAACCTACGGTTGGGGCGGCGAGCTTCAAAACCCCGATCCCGAATGGGACACGACCGGACCGAAGTACACCTGGCTACACGAAACACGTCCGCTGATCGATGACGAGCCCCTCACGCCGTTCACCCGCGTGGCACTGTGCGCCGATGTCACCGCCGCCACCGCCAACTGGGGCACGAAGGCGCTCGAGTTCATCAACGTCGACTACACGCTGACCCTGAGCCGACTTCCCGAGGGGCCGCACATCGGGCTGGCCGCGTTGACTCATTACAGCGACGATGGAGTGGCCAACGGTTCGGCGGTGCTCGTGGACCACCTCGGACCGGTCGGCAGCGCGGTGTCGGCGTCGATCGCGCACTCCGGGTTTCTACCACCCTCGGACTTGCCGTCGGCTGGATGA